In Mogibacterium neglectum, the genomic stretch ATTCAGTATGAACATTTCAATAGTTTCAAAATCCAACGGCAAAAGTGCCGTAAATTCATCTGCTTATATTCACCGAAGCAAATTCAAAAGTGAAAGTTTCGGCGAAACATTTGACTACTCACGTTATAAGCAAGATGAACCAATTCACAGTGAGATTTTGCTTCCGAAAAATGCTCCATCTAAATTCCAAAATCCACAGGAACTTTGGAACTCTGTTGAATTGGTCGAGAAAAATTCTAATGCTCAATTGTCACGCAGAATTATCCTCGCACTTCCAGCGGAGCTGTCAGCTGATGAAAACAAGTCACTTTTACGTGACTATGTTCAATCAACATTTGTTGATGAGGGGATGTGTGCTGATATGGCTATTCACTTTGATCAACACAATCCACACGCTCATATTTTGCTCACCACAAGACCTTTAACTGAAAAAGGCGCTTGGGGCTCAAAAGAAAGGAAAACATACGCTTTAGATGAATTAGGTAAACGTATTCCTATACTTGACGGACAAGGTAATCAAAAGATTGGTTCGCATGGTCGAAAAATGTGGAAGCGTGAACTTACAGAATCAACAAATTGGAATAATCCTAAAAATGCTGAAATATGGAGAGAAAAGTGGGCAAATACTTGCAATGAAAGGCTTAAAGAGTTTAATACAAGCATTGACCATAGGTCTTATAAGCGGCAAGGTTTAAATATTGAGCCTACAATTCATGCTGGATATAGCCGTATACGCCAAAAATTTAATCGCACAGTGATGAAATCACGAGATTTGATGAATGGTATGGTTGAAGAATTAAAAGTCCTTAAAACTCAAATTTTGGCTTTTGTGAATGAACCAGAGATTAACTATATTGACACATTCCCTGCTGATTGGACACAGCTTGATATAGACCATTATTGCTGTGACCGTGATATTGCATGGAGTTTAAGAGTTCAAGCTTTGAATTATGACGGTGTAGAGCCAGACGAAGAATATTATCTTGAGTTTTGCAAAGAATATGCACCTACTCCAGAAAATCTTGCAAAATGGAAAGAGCGCAATGAACGTGAGCAACAAGAAAAGTTAGATAGAGAGCAATCCGAATTTCAAAAGAGAATGCTTGAACAAAGACCTGCAGAACAATCGGAAAAAGAAAAAATTTCAGAATTCACATCTAAAAAACTTCAACGAAGCCGTGATGATGACTTTGAAATTTAAAAAGTACTTTGGGACGAAGTCGCTTTATAAGTACTTTTATAAGTACTTTTATAATTTACTTTTATAGGGAGATTTTTTGAAACGCTATAGTCCTGTATTATAAAAGGTATTAGCGATTTTTTATTTATATTAAAAAGGACATTTTGGAATATTAAAAAGGACATTTTGGAATATTAAAAAGGACATTTTGGAATATTAAAAAGGACATTTTGGAATATTAAAAGACATAAAGTTATTGAAGCCTTATATATTCTATGATATTTTGATTAAAAAGGACATTTTGGAATATTAAAAGACATAAAGTTATTGAAGCCTTATATATTCTATGATATTTTGATTAAAAGAGACATTTTGGAATATTTAAACTTCAACGATATTTTAATAAAGGAGTAGTTTTAGGGAGCTAAATTTATGGCTAATGAAATAGCAAATATTCATAATGATTTGATTGATTTACCACTTCGAAAATTCAATTCAAGTGAAATAGATATACTTACAACACTCTGTTATAAGTGCCAAAATGAAAAAACAAATAGGGTAATATTAAACCTTGATGATATAAAACAGTTATCACACTATAAAAGTGTTGATAATTCTAGGTTTCTTGCCGAAGTTGAGAATACAAATAAAAAATTAATGAGTTTAAACTTTACCATTAGGCATAGTGCTAAAAGTTTTACTCAATTTGTCTTATTTCCAACTTTTAGAGTTGATGGAGAAAAGGGCGAATTAGAAATTAAAGTAAATGAGGAGTTTGCCTATCTTTTAAATAGTTTAAGCAATAGTTATACATCGTTGGAATTACAAGAAAGCACAGCTCTTAAATCCTCGTATTCTAAAGGAATTTATAAGAAATTAAGAGAGTTCCGTAATAATGATAAACCGTTCTGGAAAGTGAGGTTGAACGATTTTAAAGAATACTTAGATATTCCTAAATCTTATTCATTGAGCGATATAAATAAAAGAGTTTTAAAAGTAGCATTGCAGGAATTATCACCTTATTTTCTAGGTTTAAATGTAGAACCTTATTTTGACAAGAAAAAAGGGCAGCGTGGTAGACCTAAAGTTGCTGGATATATTTTTACTTTTAAATCAGAGCCTAAAAAAGAACATATTAAAAAAGATAATGTTACAGGAATTGCAAAGGTTACAGGCTGGGAGAGGAT encodes the following:
- a CDS encoding replication initiation protein, with protein sequence MANEIANIHNDLIDLPLRKFNSSEIDILTTLCYKCQNEKTNRVILNLDDIKQLSHYKSVDNSRFLAEVENTNKKLMSLNFTIRHSAKSFTQFVLFPTFRVDGEKGELEIKVNEEFAYLLNSLSNSYTSLELQESTALKSSYSKGIYKKLREFRNNDKPFWKVRLNDFKEYLDIPKSYSLSDINKRVLKVALQELSPYFLGLNVEPYFDKKKGQRGRPKVAGYIFTFKSEPKKEHIKKDNVTGIAKVTGWERIGKYCPKCHKEIWQKQMENENGTYYLLGHPDFKTGDCNWTSTEFSELLSKSDLDRLAENEADKAKFTEEEREDNKKKLSKIFSGLFK